A stretch of the Mycobacterium sp. ITM-2016-00317 genome encodes the following:
- a CDS encoding Acg family FMN-binding oxidoreductase, whose translation MSGHFPDGDTLRSALSLASRAPSVHNSQPWRWRVGDQRLDLFADPDLLLPHTDPDGRDLMLSCGAALNHCVVALAALGWQSKVHRFPDAGDPQHLAVLELHRYPAAEVDVTLAAAIPRRRTDRRYYSSWPVPRGDIALMGARAARAGVLLRRVDDLVGLTRLVNAAAHRHGADAGYLAELATWSGRYASTAGVPAHSVPGADGRGPIPLRAFAGGVLSQTPNAEGDDDNAAVLALGTVDDDRLSLLRAGEATSVVLLTATALGLASCPVTEPLEIADTRDELRRDVFGADGHPQMLLRVGWAPVNADPLPSTPRRDLAEIVVGLDESPLR comes from the coding sequence ATGTCCGGTCATTTTCCCGATGGCGACACCCTGCGGTCCGCGCTGTCGCTTGCCAGTCGTGCCCCCTCGGTGCACAACTCACAACCGTGGCGGTGGCGGGTGGGCGATCAGCGCCTGGACCTGTTCGCCGATCCGGACCTCTTGTTGCCGCACACCGACCCCGACGGTCGTGACCTGATGCTCAGCTGCGGCGCCGCGCTCAACCACTGTGTGGTGGCCCTGGCGGCGCTGGGTTGGCAGTCCAAGGTGCACAGGTTCCCGGACGCGGGCGACCCGCAGCACCTGGCGGTGCTCGAACTGCACCGCTACCCGGCGGCGGAGGTGGATGTGACGCTGGCCGCGGCGATTCCGCGTCGGCGCACCGACCGCCGGTACTACAGCTCGTGGCCGGTGCCGCGCGGTGACATCGCGTTGATGGGCGCCCGCGCGGCCCGGGCCGGGGTGCTGTTGCGCCGCGTCGACGATCTGGTGGGCCTGACCCGGTTGGTGAACGCGGCGGCCCACCGGCACGGCGCGGACGCGGGCTATCTCGCCGAGCTGGCGACCTGGAGCGGGCGCTACGCCTCGACCGCGGGCGTCCCGGCCCACAGCGTCCCCGGCGCCGACGGCAGGGGACCGATCCCGCTGCGCGCGTTCGCCGGCGGGGTGTTGTCGCAGACCCCGAACGCCGAGGGGGACGACGACAACGCGGCGGTGCTGGCACTGGGCACCGTCGACGACGACCGGCTGTCCTTGCTGCGGGCGGGGGAGGCGACCAGCGTGGTGCTGCTCACCGCCACGGCACTGGGTTTGGCCAGCTGCCCGGTCACCGAGCCGTTGGAGATCGCCGACACCCGCGATGAGTTGCGCCGCGACGTGTTCGGCGCCGACGGACATCCGCAGATGCTGCTGCGGGTGGGCTGGGCTCCGGTCAACGCCGATCCGTTGCCGTCCACTCCGCGCCGCGATCTGGCCGAAATCGTTGTCGGCCTTGACGAATCGCCCCTGAGGTAG
- a CDS encoding glycoside hydrolase family 13 protein, producing MSAEESHWWHTAVVYQVYIRSFADGDGDGVGDIQGLRARLPYLAQLGVDAIWINPWYPSPMADAGYDVADYRDIDPAYGTLEDAQALIADAHALGIRVILDIVPNHTSDRHEWFKAALADEPGARQRYHFRPGRGTDGGSPPNNWQSVFGGPAWTRVDSGPLKGQWYLHLFAPGQPDLNWEHPEVRAEFEDILAFWFDRGVDGFRIDVAHGLVKEAGLPDGADADAESQVMLHTEGRHPAWDQDGVHDIYRGWRSVAERYAPERIFIAEAWVPSNERLARYLRPDELHTAFQFDFLRAPWRAEWLRKVVDDAISSAASVGAPPTWVLSNHDVTRTVTRFSRSQPAHLVDTEWERGRWGEEVPDHALGRRRARAAALVQLALPGTAYVYQGEELALEEIEDLPAEARQDPTWVQSGYTDVGRDGCRIPLPWNGTEPPYGFSPYPGAVLWLPQPGHWAQRSAEAQEHDPGSTLNLYREALRLRPELWSSAGPVEWIEVAPDVAAFRRGDAQCWVNTGTDDVRLPAGATVALASEPGVERVLPPDTAVWLR from the coding sequence TTGTCTGCTGAAGAGTCGCACTGGTGGCACACCGCCGTCGTCTACCAGGTCTACATTCGCAGCTTCGCCGACGGCGACGGTGACGGCGTCGGGGACATCCAGGGCCTGCGCGCCCGGCTGCCCTACCTGGCGCAGCTGGGCGTCGACGCGATCTGGATCAACCCGTGGTACCCGTCTCCGATGGCCGACGCGGGCTACGACGTCGCCGACTACCGCGACATCGACCCGGCCTACGGCACGCTGGAGGACGCGCAGGCCCTGATCGCCGACGCGCACGCGCTGGGCATCCGGGTGATTCTCGACATCGTGCCCAACCACACCTCGGACCGGCACGAATGGTTCAAGGCGGCGCTGGCCGACGAACCCGGCGCGCGGCAGCGGTACCACTTCCGGCCCGGTCGCGGCACGGACGGCGGATCCCCACCCAACAACTGGCAGAGCGTGTTCGGGGGTCCCGCGTGGACCCGGGTGGACAGCGGTCCGCTGAAGGGCCAGTGGTATCTGCATCTGTTCGCCCCCGGACAGCCGGATCTGAACTGGGAGCACCCCGAGGTGCGTGCCGAGTTCGAGGACATCCTGGCGTTCTGGTTCGACCGGGGCGTCGACGGTTTCCGGATCGACGTCGCCCACGGGCTGGTCAAGGAGGCGGGGCTGCCCGACGGCGCGGACGCCGACGCCGAATCGCAGGTGATGCTGCACACCGAGGGCCGTCACCCGGCCTGGGACCAGGACGGCGTGCACGACATCTACCGCGGCTGGCGTTCGGTGGCCGAGCGCTACGCCCCGGAGCGGATCTTCATCGCCGAGGCGTGGGTGCCCAGCAACGAACGGCTCGCGCGCTACCTGCGCCCGGACGAGTTGCACACCGCGTTCCAGTTCGACTTCCTGCGCGCACCGTGGCGCGCCGAGTGGCTGCGCAAGGTCGTCGACGACGCGATCAGCTCCGCCGCGTCGGTCGGCGCGCCGCCGACCTGGGTGCTGTCCAACCACGACGTCACCCGCACCGTGACGCGGTTCTCGCGATCCCAGCCCGCACATCTGGTCGACACCGAGTGGGAGCGGGGACGCTGGGGCGAGGAGGTGCCCGATCACGCGCTGGGCCGGCGGCGTGCGCGTGCCGCGGCGCTGGTGCAGCTGGCACTGCCCGGGACCGCGTATGTCTACCAGGGCGAGGAACTCGCGCTGGAGGAGATCGAGGACCTGCCCGCCGAGGCGCGTCAGGACCCGACCTGGGTGCAGTCCGGCTACACCGACGTCGGCCGGGACGGCTGCCGAATCCCGTTGCCCTGGAACGGGACCGAACCGCCCTACGGATTCTCGCCCTACCCCGGCGCGGTGCTGTGGCTGCCGCAGCCCGGGCACTGGGCGCAACGCAGCGCCGAGGCCCAGGAGCACGACCCCGGTTCGACGCTGAACCTGTACCGGGAGGCGCTGCGGCTGCGTCCTGAGCTGTGGTCGAGCGCCGGCCCGGTGGAATGGATCGAGGTCGCCCCCGACGTGGCGGCCTTCCGGCGCGGGGATGCCCAGTGCTGGGTCAACACCGGCACCGACGACGTGCGCCTGCCGGCCGGGGCGACGGTCGCGCTGGCCTCGGAACCCGGAGTCGAGCGGGTGCTCCCGCCCGACACCGCGGTGTGGTTGCGCTGA
- a CDS encoding universal stress protein, whose protein sequence is MLGAQERPCIVVGIDGSPAAVDAALWAVEEAVEADIPLRLVYVVDAAPGAVDPQDQARRVATGEIALRHALTAVEATERPVKIELEMLQGRPVETLLEAARPASLLCLGARGFRHSTSGRIGSTAAALTAAARCAVAIVRAQRPQHRAERAVVIEYTDTDAGGEVMRRGLDEARRRHAPARVLTPAEVSARWDRRLAEWRHTFPDVDISAVHDPGGTLGYLSAHGDAVQLVVTARNRPDGIAALLGAPGNAALRDTDCSILVCEPHTAL, encoded by the coding sequence GTGCTAGGGGCACAGGAACGACCCTGCATCGTCGTCGGCATCGACGGGTCCCCGGCGGCAGTGGACGCCGCGCTGTGGGCGGTCGAGGAGGCCGTCGAGGCCGACATCCCGCTGCGGCTGGTCTACGTGGTCGACGCCGCACCCGGCGCGGTCGATCCGCAAGACCAGGCCCGCCGCGTGGCGACCGGCGAGATCGCGTTGCGTCACGCGCTGACCGCCGTGGAGGCCACCGAGCGCCCCGTCAAAATCGAGCTCGAGATGCTGCAGGGCAGACCGGTCGAGACGCTGCTGGAGGCGGCCCGTCCTGCGTCGCTGCTGTGCCTCGGCGCGCGCGGGTTCAGGCACTCCACCAGCGGCCGGATCGGTTCCACCGCGGCGGCGCTGACCGCGGCGGCGCGCTGTGCGGTCGCGATCGTGCGCGCACAACGGCCGCAACACCGCGCCGAACGCGCCGTGGTGATCGAGTACACCGACACCGACGCGGGCGGCGAGGTGATGCGCCGCGGGCTCGACGAGGCGCGCCGACGGCACGCACCGGCACGGGTGCTGACCCCCGCCGAGGTCAGCGCGCGCTGGGACCGCAGGCTGGCCGAATGGCGCCACACCTTCCCCGATGTGGACATCTCCGCGGTGCACGATCCCGGCGGCACCCTCGGCTACCTCTCGGCCCACGGGGACGCCGTCCAACTGGTGGTCACCGCCCGCAACCGGCCCGACGGCATCGCCGCACTGCTGGGCGCCCCCGGGAACGCGGCCCTGCGCGACACCGATTGCTCGATACTGGTGTGCGAACCGCACACCGCACTGTGA
- the dosR gene encoding hypoxia response regulator transcription factor DosR/DevR produces MLKVFLVDDHEVVRRGLIDLLGSDPELDVVGEAGTVAEALTRIPAAQPDVAVLDVRLPDGNGIELCRELLSRLPDLRCLILTSFTSDEAMLDAILAGASGYVVKDIKGMELARAIKEVGAGRSLLDNRAAAALMARLRGEGAPSDPLSGLSEQERVLLDLLGEGLTNKQIAARMFLAEKTVKNYVSRLLAKLGMERRTQAAVFVSKLERQRRPDYP; encoded by the coding sequence ATGCTGAAGGTTTTCCTGGTAGACGACCACGAAGTGGTCCGGCGAGGACTGATCGACCTGCTGGGCAGTGACCCCGAGCTGGACGTGGTCGGCGAGGCCGGCACCGTCGCCGAGGCGCTGACCCGCATCCCCGCGGCCCAGCCCGACGTCGCGGTGCTCGACGTCCGGCTGCCCGACGGCAACGGCATCGAGTTGTGCCGCGAACTCCTGTCCCGGCTTCCCGACCTGCGCTGCCTGATCCTGACCTCGTTCACCTCCGACGAGGCGATGCTCGACGCGATCCTCGCCGGGGCCAGCGGCTATGTGGTCAAGGACATCAAGGGCATGGAACTGGCCCGGGCCATCAAGGAGGTCGGCGCCGGCCGCTCGCTGCTGGACAACCGGGCCGCCGCGGCGTTGATGGCCCGCTTGCGGGGCGAGGGCGCACCCAGCGACCCGCTGTCCGGACTGAGCGAGCAGGAGCGGGTGCTGCTCGACCTGCTCGGTGAAGGGCTGACCAACAAACAGATCGCGGCCCGGATGTTCCTCGCCGAGAAGACGGTCAAGAATTACGTGTCCCGCCTGCTCGCGAAACTCGGGATGGAACGCCGCACCCAGGCGGCGGTGTTCGTCTCCAAACTCGAACGGCAACGCCGCCCCGACTACCCCTAG